TAGAAAGGAATCAAATCCAGGGATTAACTGATATTTTAAAGAAAAAATTGACTAAACCTCTAGTGTACTTTACCAAAGAATTTGATCTTTTTAGGAACTTTGAAAACCTTTTTTTTGAAGAAGTTGAAAAAATGCGGCCTGATGATCTAGCAAGACATATTTTTGAAGTAATGACAACTCCATCTTCTCTCCTATTTAGCGAGTTAACTTGATCCATTGAACAACCAGGACGTAGCTAGAACAGAAAAATATAGCCGCTAACAATCCTTTTCCTCCTGCCACTTGATAATTACCGATTAAATTCTTCTGATAACGACCTCTCCAAACCATTAATGCAGGGATAATCCCGCTAAGCAACGCATCGCCAAAGCCTCCAGAAACCTCTAGAGCTAGCACAAAAGCATTGGGGAAAGCTGTTGCAAAAAAGATGACAGGAAGAACCACTAGCGCTCCAATAGAGAGCTTATGCGAGATCTGCTGTTGTAGTTTCAAGCCATCTCTTAAGAAATCAAATAACCCAAGGGCTATACCTAAATAAGAAGTAACTAAAGCAAAAAAGGCAAAGCTCTCTGCTAAAGTGATAAAATAGGAATTAGAAACAATAGCATAGAGCGCTTCTGTAGCTGCTTGCCCTTTAATGAAAGCCTCCTGCAATCCACCAGATCCTTCCAAAGGAACACTACCAAGAACAATCCACTGCCAAATAGCATAAGCACAAAAAGGAATCGTTGTTCCTAAAAGGATTGCAAAGCGTAAGCTTTTAGGATCTCGACGCAGATAAGGGGTAAGAGTAGGGATGATCATTTGATAACTGAAAGTGGCTAAAAGCAGAGGAAAAGCCCTACCTAAAGAAGACCATTGTTGTTGGATCAAACGATGAGTACTCACTTCTTTAAATCCAAAACCAACTAGCCCTATGTAAGATAGAATCATACCAGCCATTAGCAAAACATTTATTCTACTAATTTTTTTAGTGCCTAAATAAATCAAAATTCCAAACAGCAAACCAAACAGTAAACAACCAGAGCCATAAGTCATACTAGCACTAAAAAAGGTCTGTATACCCCTAATTAAAATGACAGCTCCTCCGCTATTATAGGCAATTAAAGAGGCATAAGCCATGAATAAATAAAGAGCTACACAGAGCCACTTACCTGTTTTTCCCAGTAAGTGCGAGGCCATAGTCATTATGTGAGAACCCTCTGGCATCCAAAGATTTGCCTCTACAAGCAACAACCCTGATACCGTCATAAACAACCAGGTAAAAGACATAGCAAGCAGCGAAGGGAAAAAACCCATTTGAGAGGTTTCCACAGGCAAAGCTAGCATTCCTCCGCCCACGCAAGTTCCAGAAATTAAAAAAGCGGCTGATAACAAGCGTCCTTTAGATACAGGATAAGAAGATGTAGTTATAGTCATAAAATAAAATGAGATAAAATTAGATCTAATCTAATACTTTATACTAAACAAAGCAAATAAATTAGCGGTATAAACACTGAATGAGCGCAGATGCTGCAACAATGCGCAGAGTTTGAAAGGGTTCTTTTAAAATCTCTAATAGAAAAGGGATAGAGCTAGCATCTCCAATTTGTGCAAGAGCTTCTAAGATAGTTATCTTTACTCTTTGATCTGCATTTGGATAAACCTTTTGTAAGACATCCACAGCTACTGGATCGCGATACATAAGTCCCAAAACCAAAGCTGCCTGCATACGTACTTTTTCATCCGAATCATCGAGCAATGAACTGACAAGCTCACCTGCTTTTTCATCGCCTTCTTGCAGCAGGACCGCTGCTGCAGCTGTAAGATTCCAATCTTTTTTTTGCAAGAAATCTTTTGTGAGCTGCAGCGCTTTTGGATATTGGACAAAGTGCAAAACCGACAAGACATCTAGCCGAACCAATTGATCGACTATTTGAGGGTAATTAGGAATGGTTTCTATGTGAGTTACATCGCTTGGAATGATCGGAGAAAATAGGGAATGAGTTTGTTTATCCCACATCCATAAACCAGACTCTTGAGACAAAATAGAAAAGATTGTATCAGAGGCAATAGCTGTGTGTGCACGCTGTCCCATTAAACCTAGGCACAAATTCAAGCGCACATAAGGATCTTTTACTTTATGGATACTTTTAAAAGCTAAACCTACGCCAAATCGTCCGCTTGCAGCTATTGCTGCTGCTGCTAAACGCTGCCATTTAAGATTCTCTGATTGCAACCAATAGCTAAGGGCGGTTTCGCCTGCTTTTTCTTGATTGATTAATAATACATATCCCGCAGTAATAGCTACAAGTGGAGAAGGGTCTTTTAAACAAGCCTCCACTAGGCTATAAATAGATTTTTTACCCATGCATTGGACACGCAGAAGAGCTAAAGCATTCAGCGCCGATATACGCACTTCTGCTGAAGAGTCCTGTAATAACTGCAATAAAAGATCACTATCTTGAATCCTTTCAAAATGAGCAATAATTTCTGCTCCCAATTGGCGCAAAAGAGATCTGGGTTGAGCGATTAAGCTCTCTAACTTTTGCCGACTGATTTGATGAGACATTTCTACTATAGCTATCATAGCAGCTGTTTTTTCTTCCATTAAGCTACAAGGATCCTCAATAATTGCTTGCAGAGGCTCTATTAGCTCATATATGCGTAAAGTTCCAGCAGCTCGAATAGCTTCTAATCGCACATACCAAATCTTTTCCCGTTTAAGCAAGGCGATTAACTCTTCTTTAAAAACCTCATCTTTGAACTGGGTG
The Candidatus Rhabdochlamydia sp. T3358 DNA segment above includes these coding regions:
- a CDS encoding aromatic amino acid transport family protein, translating into MTITTSSYPVSKGRLLSAAFLISGTCVGGGMLALPVETSQMGFFPSLLAMSFTWLFMTVSGLLLVEANLWMPEGSHIMTMASHLLGKTGKWLCVALYLFMAYASLIAYNSGGAVILIRGIQTFFSASMTYGSGCLLFGLLFGILIYLGTKKISRINVLLMAGMILSYIGLVGFGFKEVSTHRLIQQQWSSLGRAFPLLLATFSYQMIIPTLTPYLRRDPKSLRFAILLGTTIPFCAYAIWQWIVLGSVPLEGSGGLQEAFIKGQAATEALYAIVSNSYFITLAESFAFFALVTSYLGIALGLFDFLRDGLKLQQQISHKLSIGALVVLPVIFFATAFPNAFVLALEVSGGFGDALLSGIIPALMVWRGRYQKNLIGNYQVAGGKGLLAAIFFCSSYVLVVQWIKLTR
- a CDS encoding HEAT repeat domain-containing protein: MMRYVISFLLFSSVSFALVEEKLEKRIYSHLLIGDDLQAIQEAKKAIESFPDSLILRKALLYALCQFGSEMQAWDQWCYLCPSIQDYKKERHLIEMLSWSALNKGQSATQISVRFNTLIGATLTKDSKAIPMLLKGIRDSNALLRSSAIKLCTQFKDEVFKEELIALLKREKIWYVRLEAIRAAGTLRIYELIEPLQAIIEDPCSLMEEKTAAMIAIVEMSHQISRQKLESLIAQPRSLLRQLGAEIIAHFERIQDSDLLLQLLQDSSAEVRISALNALALLRVQCMGKKSIYSLVEACLKDPSPLVAITAGYVLLINQEKAGETALSYWLQSENLKWQRLAAAAIAASGRFGVGLAFKSIHKVKDPYVRLNLCLGLMGQRAHTAIASDTIFSILSQESGLWMWDKQTHSLFSPIIPSDVTHIETIPNYPQIVDQLVRLDVLSVLHFVQYPKALQLTKDFLQKKDWNLTAAAAVLLQEGDEKAGELVSSLLDDSDEKVRMQAALVLGLMYRDPVAVDVLQKVYPNADQRVKITILEALAQIGDASSIPFLLEILKEPFQTLRIVAASALIQCLYR